In Vigna radiata var. radiata cultivar VC1973A unplaced genomic scaffold, Vradiata_ver6 scaffold_147, whole genome shotgun sequence, one DNA window encodes the following:
- the LOC106778688 gene encoding ABSCISIC ACID-INSENSITIVE 5-like protein 2 isoform X2, giving the protein MGIQTMGSQGNGQQSHLQSSSLSRQGSWYNLTLDEVSSQLGDLGKPLGSMNLDELLQNVWTAEASKSSLIGADSENISSSSSLQRQASLTLARALSGKTVDDVWREIQQGQKKRYGGEVKTQEGEMTFGETTLEDFLVQAGLFAEASISPAVGLDTMDFSAAQGFQQKTGLSSSPSIGSLSDTRPGRKRDAPDSYEKTLERRLRRKIKNRESAARSRARKQAYHNELVGKVSRLEEENVKLKKEKAIFLSHTSNLCTMDDGFVQIHATPTFGI; this is encoded by the exons ATGGGGATTCAGACAATGGGATCTCAAGGTAATGGGCAACAGTCTCATTTACAGTCTTCATCTTTGTCTAGGCAAGGTTCATGGTATAATCTTACTCTTGATGAGGTTAGTAGTCAATTAGGAGACTTAGGGAAGCCATTGGGTAGCATGAACCTTGACGAGCTTCTTCAAAATGTGTGGACTGCTGAAGCAAGTAAGTCTTCGCTGATAGGTGCGGATAGTGAGAACATTTCGTCCTCTTCCTCCCTTCAGCGGCAGGCCAGCCTGACGCTGGCTCGTGCGTTGAGTGGGAAGACTGTGGATGACGTGTGGAGGGAAATTCAGCAAGGGCAGAAGAAAAGGTATGGAGGGGAAGTGAAAACTCAGGAGGGAGAAATGACTTTTGGTGAGACAACCTTGGAAGATTTCTTGGTGCAAGCAGGGCTTTTTGCTGAAGCTTCTATCAGTCCAGCTGTTGGGTTGGATACAATGGATTTCTCAGCAGCTCAAGGTTTCCAGCAGAAAACGGGCTTGTCATCATCCCCTTCTATTGGCAGTTTATCAGACACGAGACCGGGCAGGAAAAGGGATGCTCCTGATTCATATGAGAAAACCCTCGAGAGGAGGTTGAGGAGGAAGATCAAGAATAGGGAATCTGCTGCTAGGTCACGAGCTCGTAAACAG GCTTACCATAATGAACTGGTTGGCAAGGTTTCCCgtctagaagaagaaaatgtaaaGCTAAAGAAAGAGAAG gccatttttctctctcacactAGCAATCTTTGCACTATGGATGATGGTTTTGTACAGATTCATGCCACACCTACCTTTG GAATTTGA
- the LOC106778688 gene encoding ABSCISIC ACID-INSENSITIVE 5-like protein 2 isoform X4, with protein MGIQTMGSQGNGQQSHLQSSSLSRQGSWYNLTLDEVSSQLGDLGKPLGSMNLDELLQNVWTAEASKSSLIGADSENISSSSSLQRQASLTLARALSGKTVDDVWREIQQGQKKRYGGEVKTQEGEMTFGETTLEDFLVQAGLFAEASISPAVGLDTMDFSAAQGFQQKTGLSSSPSIGSLSDTRPGRKRDAPDSYEKTLERRLRRKIKNRESAARSRARKQAYHNELVGKVSRLEEENVKLKKEKSVLLNSHYSAATTL; from the exons ATGGGGATTCAGACAATGGGATCTCAAGGTAATGGGCAACAGTCTCATTTACAGTCTTCATCTTTGTCTAGGCAAGGTTCATGGTATAATCTTACTCTTGATGAGGTTAGTAGTCAATTAGGAGACTTAGGGAAGCCATTGGGTAGCATGAACCTTGACGAGCTTCTTCAAAATGTGTGGACTGCTGAAGCAAGTAAGTCTTCGCTGATAGGTGCGGATAGTGAGAACATTTCGTCCTCTTCCTCCCTTCAGCGGCAGGCCAGCCTGACGCTGGCTCGTGCGTTGAGTGGGAAGACTGTGGATGACGTGTGGAGGGAAATTCAGCAAGGGCAGAAGAAAAGGTATGGAGGGGAAGTGAAAACTCAGGAGGGAGAAATGACTTTTGGTGAGACAACCTTGGAAGATTTCTTGGTGCAAGCAGGGCTTTTTGCTGAAGCTTCTATCAGTCCAGCTGTTGGGTTGGATACAATGGATTTCTCAGCAGCTCAAGGTTTCCAGCAGAAAACGGGCTTGTCATCATCCCCTTCTATTGGCAGTTTATCAGACACGAGACCGGGCAGGAAAAGGGATGCTCCTGATTCATATGAGAAAACCCTCGAGAGGAGGTTGAGGAGGAAGATCAAGAATAGGGAATCTGCTGCTAGGTCACGAGCTCGTAAACAG GCTTACCATAATGAACTGGTTGGCAAGGTTTCCCgtctagaagaagaaaatgtaaaGCTAAAGAAAGAGAAG TCAGTGTTGTTAAATAGCCATTATAGTGCCGCCACAACGCTATAG
- the LOC106778688 gene encoding ABSCISIC ACID-INSENSITIVE 5-like protein 2 isoform X3, with the protein MGIQTMGSQGNGQQSHLQSSSLSRQGSWYNLTLDEVSSQLGDLGKPLGSMNLDELLQNVWTAEASKSSLIGADSENISSSSSLQRQASLTLARALSGKTVDDVWREIQQGQKKRYGGEVKTQEGEMTFGETTLEDFLVQAGLFAEASISPAVGLDTMDFSAAQGFQQKTGLSSSPSIGSLSDTRPGRKRDAPDSYEKTLERRLRRKIKNRESAARSRARKQAYHNELVGKVSRLEEENVKLKKEKEFEERFTPDPLPEPKYQLKRHNSAPF; encoded by the exons ATGGGGATTCAGACAATGGGATCTCAAGGTAATGGGCAACAGTCTCATTTACAGTCTTCATCTTTGTCTAGGCAAGGTTCATGGTATAATCTTACTCTTGATGAGGTTAGTAGTCAATTAGGAGACTTAGGGAAGCCATTGGGTAGCATGAACCTTGACGAGCTTCTTCAAAATGTGTGGACTGCTGAAGCAAGTAAGTCTTCGCTGATAGGTGCGGATAGTGAGAACATTTCGTCCTCTTCCTCCCTTCAGCGGCAGGCCAGCCTGACGCTGGCTCGTGCGTTGAGTGGGAAGACTGTGGATGACGTGTGGAGGGAAATTCAGCAAGGGCAGAAGAAAAGGTATGGAGGGGAAGTGAAAACTCAGGAGGGAGAAATGACTTTTGGTGAGACAACCTTGGAAGATTTCTTGGTGCAAGCAGGGCTTTTTGCTGAAGCTTCTATCAGTCCAGCTGTTGGGTTGGATACAATGGATTTCTCAGCAGCTCAAGGTTTCCAGCAGAAAACGGGCTTGTCATCATCCCCTTCTATTGGCAGTTTATCAGACACGAGACCGGGCAGGAAAAGGGATGCTCCTGATTCATATGAGAAAACCCTCGAGAGGAGGTTGAGGAGGAAGATCAAGAATAGGGAATCTGCTGCTAGGTCACGAGCTCGTAAACAG GCTTACCATAATGAACTGGTTGGCAAGGTTTCCCgtctagaagaagaaaatgtaaaGCTAAAGAAAGAGAAG GAATTTGAAGAAAGGTTTACTCCCGATCCATTGCCTGAACCAAAATATCAACTTAAAAGACATAACTCTGCCCCTTTCTGA
- the LOC106778688 gene encoding ABSCISIC ACID-INSENSITIVE 5-like protein 2 isoform X1, with translation MGIQTMGSQGNGQQSHLQSSSLSRQGSWYNLTLDEVSSQLGDLGKPLGSMNLDELLQNVWTAEASKSSLIGADSENISSSSSLQRQASLTLARALSGKTVDDVWREIQQGQKKRYGGEVKTQEGEMTFGETTLEDFLVQAGLFAEASISPAVGLDTMDFSAAQGFQQKTGLSSSPSIGSLSDTRPGRKRDAPDSYEKTLERRLRRKIKNRESAARSRARKQAYHNELVGKVSRLEEENVKLKKEKVSYPIQEFEERFTPDPLPEPKYQLKRHNSAPF, from the exons ATGGGGATTCAGACAATGGGATCTCAAGGTAATGGGCAACAGTCTCATTTACAGTCTTCATCTTTGTCTAGGCAAGGTTCATGGTATAATCTTACTCTTGATGAGGTTAGTAGTCAATTAGGAGACTTAGGGAAGCCATTGGGTAGCATGAACCTTGACGAGCTTCTTCAAAATGTGTGGACTGCTGAAGCAAGTAAGTCTTCGCTGATAGGTGCGGATAGTGAGAACATTTCGTCCTCTTCCTCCCTTCAGCGGCAGGCCAGCCTGACGCTGGCTCGTGCGTTGAGTGGGAAGACTGTGGATGACGTGTGGAGGGAAATTCAGCAAGGGCAGAAGAAAAGGTATGGAGGGGAAGTGAAAACTCAGGAGGGAGAAATGACTTTTGGTGAGACAACCTTGGAAGATTTCTTGGTGCAAGCAGGGCTTTTTGCTGAAGCTTCTATCAGTCCAGCTGTTGGGTTGGATACAATGGATTTCTCAGCAGCTCAAGGTTTCCAGCAGAAAACGGGCTTGTCATCATCCCCTTCTATTGGCAGTTTATCAGACACGAGACCGGGCAGGAAAAGGGATGCTCCTGATTCATATGAGAAAACCCTCGAGAGGAGGTTGAGGAGGAAGATCAAGAATAGGGAATCTGCTGCTAGGTCACGAGCTCGTAAACAG GCTTACCATAATGAACTGGTTGGCAAGGTTTCCCgtctagaagaagaaaatgtaaaGCTAAAGAAAGAGAAGGTATCATACCCAATTcag GAATTTGAAGAAAGGTTTACTCCCGATCCATTGCCTGAACCAAAATATCAACTTAAAAGACATAACTCTGCCCCTTTCTGA